From Sardina pilchardus chromosome 9, fSarPil1.1, whole genome shotgun sequence, a single genomic window includes:
- the LOC134092667 gene encoding elastase-1-like, with amino-acid sequence MLRFILLTVLASLALAEMPEPRYMEEVAQGRVVGGSVASPNSWPWQISLQYKSGSNFYHTCGGSLVKRGWVMTAAHCVDSSRTWQVVLGEHTLYNNRGNEQIIGVSQVYIHPGWNSNSVAGGYDIALLRLASEATLNSYVQLASLPPSGEILPHNNPCYITGWGLTSTGGSLSSQLKQAYLPLVGHSTCSSSGWWGSTVKTTMVCGGGGSDSGCNGDSGGPLNCQVNGKYAVHGIASFVSGWGCNYPQKPTVFTRVSAYIGWMEGIMG; translated from the exons ATGCTGAGATTCATCCTGTTGACCGTCCTCGCCAGCCTGG CGCTGGCTGAGATGCCTGAGCCCAGATACATGGAGGAAGTTGCTCAGGGAAGAGTGGTGGGCGGTTCGGTGGCCAGCCCCAACTCTTGGCCCTGGCAG ATCTCCCTCCAGTACAAGTCTGGAAGCAATTTCTACCACACCTGCGGAGGCTCTCTGGTCAAGAGGGGTTGGGTGATGACCGCTGCCCACTGTGTGGATAG CTCCAGGACCTGGCAGGTTGTCCTCGGAGAGCACACCCTGTACAACAACCGTGGCAATGAGCAGATCATTGGTGTGAGCCAGGTCTACATCCACCCCGGCTGGAACTCCAACAGTGTCGCCGGAGG GTACGACATTGCCCTGCTGCGTCTGGCATCTGAGGCCACTCTGAACTCCTATGTGCAGCtggcctctctgcctccctctgggGAGATCCTGCCCCACAACAACCCCTGCTACATCACTGGATGGGGACTCACCTCCA cTGGTGGTAGCCTCTCTTCCCAGCTGAAGCAGGCCTATCTGCCCCTGGTCGGTCATagcacctgcagcagcagtggtTGGTGGGGAAGCACTGTCAAGACCACCATGGTctgtggtggaggtggcagCGACTCTGGTTGCAAC GGTGACTCTGGTGGCCCCCTGAACTGTCAGGTGAACGGCAAGTACGCGGTTCACGGAATTGCCAGCTTCGTGTCCGGCTGGGGCTGCAACTACCCCCAGAAGCCCACCGTCTTCACTCGTGTGTCTGCCTACATCGGCTGGATGGAGGGA ATCATGGGCTAA
- the LOC134092665 gene encoding elastase-1-like, translated as MLRFILLTVLASLVVAEPRYLEEAAEQRVVGGSVASPNSWPWQISLQYLSGSRYYHTCGGSLVKRGWVMTAAHCVDSTRTRRVVLGEHTLYSDKGREQIIAVSQVYIHPGWNSNSVAGGYDIALLRLASEATLNSYVQLATLPPSGEILPHNNPCYITGWGRTSTGGSLSTQLKQAYMPLVGHSTCTSSGWWGSTVKNTMVCAGGGSDSGCNGDSGGPLNCQVSGRYVVHGVTSFVSSLGCNTIQKPTVFTRVSAYLGWMEGIMG; from the exons ATGCTGAGATTCATCCTGCTGACCGTCCTCGCCAGCCTGG TGGTGGCTGAGCCCAGGTACCTGGAGGAAGCAGCTGAGCAGAGAGTGGTGGGCGGTTCGGTGGCCAGCCCCAACTCTTGGCCCTGGCAG ATTTCTCTCCAGTACTTGTCTGGAAGCCGATACTACCACACCTGCGGAGGATCTCTGGTCAAGAGGGGATGGGTGATGACTGCTGCCCACTGTGTGGATAG CACCAGGACCCGTCGTGTTGTCCTCGGAGAGCACACCCTGTACAGCGACAAAGGCAGGGAGCAGATCATTGCTGTGAGCCAGGTCTACATCCACCCCGGCTGGAACTCCAACAGCGTCGCCGGAGG GTACGACATTGCCCTGCTGCGTCTGGCATCTGAGGCCACTCTGAACTCCTATGTGCAGCTGGCTACTCTGCCTCCCTCTGGGGAGATCCTGCCCCACAACAACCCCTGCTACATCACTGGATGGGGACGCACCTCCA CTGGTGGTAGCCTCTCTACCCAGCTGAAGCAGGCCTATATGCCCCTGGTCGGTCATAGCACCTGCACCAGCAGTGGTTGGTGGGGAAGCACTGTCAAGAACACCATGGTGTGCGCTGGAGGTGGCAGCGACTCTGGTTGCAAC GGTGACTCTGGTGGCCCCCTGAACTGCCAGGTGAGCGGCAGGTATGTGGTCCACGGAGTGACCAGCTTCGTGTCCAGCTTGGGCTGCAACACCATCCAGAAGCCCACCGTCTTCACTCGTGTGTCTGCCTACCTCGGCTGGATGGAGGGA ATCATGGGCTAA
- the LOC134092666 gene encoding elastase-1-like, with protein sequence MLRFILLTVLASLVVAEPRYLEEAAEQRVVGGSVASANSWPWQISLQYKSGSRFYHTCGGSLIKRGWVMTAAHCVDSSMTRRVVLGEHTLYSDKGREQTIAVSQVYIHPGWNSNNVAGGYDIALLRLASEATLNSYVQLATLPPSGEVLPHNNPCYITGWGRTSTGGSLSTQLKQAYLPLVGHSTCTSSGWWGSTVKNTMVCAGGGSDSGCNGDSGGPLNCQVSGRYVVHGVTSFVSGYGCNTIQKPTVFTRVSAYLSWMDGIMG encoded by the exons ATGCTGAGATTTATCCTGTTGACCGTCCTTGCCAGCCTGG TGGTGGCTGAGCCCAGGTACCTGGAGGAAGCAGCTGAGCAGAGAGTGGTGGGCGGTTCGGTGGCCAGCGCCAACTCTTGGCCCTGGCAG aTCTCCCTCCAGTACAAGTCTGGAAGCAGATTCTACCACACCTGCGGAGGCTCTCTGATCAAGAGGGGTTGGGTGATGACCGCTGCCCACTGTGTGGATAG CTCCATGACCCGCCGTGTTGTCCTCGGAGAGCACACTCTGTACAGCGACAAAGGCAGGGAGCAGACCATTGCTGTGAGCCAGGTCTACATCCACCCCGGCTGGAACTCCAACAACGTCGCCGGAGG GTACGACATTGCCCTGCTGCGTCTGGCATCTGAGGCCACTCTGAACTCCTATGTGCAGCTGGCTACTCTGCCTCCCTCTGGGGAGGTCCTGCCCCACAACAACCCCTGCTACATCACTGGATGGGGACGCACCTCCA cTGGTGGTAGCCTCTCTACCCAGCTGAAGCAGGCCTATCTGCCCCTGGTTGGTCATAGCACCTGCACCAGCAGTGGTTGGTGGGGAAGCACTGTCAAGAACACCATGGTGTGTGCTGGAGGTGGCAGCGACTCTGGTTGCAAC GGTGACTCTGGTGGCCCCCTGAACTGTCAGGTGAGCGGCAGGTATGTGGTCCACGGAGTGACCAGCTTTGTGTCCGGCTATGGCTGCAACACCATCCAGAAGCCCACCGTCTTCACTCGTGTGTCTGCCTACCTCAGCTGGATGGATGGA ATCATGGGCTAA